In the genome of Triticum urartu cultivar G1812 chromosome 5, Tu2.1, whole genome shotgun sequence, one region contains:
- the LOC125506688 gene encoding uncharacterized protein LOC125506688 has translation MSLTRSSSSASSGTASPPSERISVSGEEHINRDGFAGLESWEDPTPRPSPFTLKEFGDAWVAAAKRQLIRRVKTPPREELLRRRQEHDQKSLMIALSVYANQHNKQHADLEAIEVKDETQLTRGGRIRCTSLSVKMRGGPSILFFSRHPDCREEEDVYLCAPGKLMTRGFCYGCKDRAKELMHPTSGGYLGGHKDVVFPFIYESDEESGDEA, from the exons ATGTCATTAACCCGGAGCTCATCTTCAGCCTCGAGTGGAACTGCTTCTCCTCCCAGTGAACGGATTTCAGTTTCTGGTGAAGAACATATCAACAG GGATGGATTTGCTGGGTTGGAGAGCTGGGAGGACCCCACTCCTAGGCCATCACCCTTTACTCTCAAGGAGTTTGGTGATGCCTGGGTTGCTGCTGCAAAGCGCCAGCTCATTCGCAGGGTCAAGACACCGCCCCGTGAGGAGCTGCTAAGGCGCAGACAAGAGCATGATCAGAAGAGCTTGATGATAGCGTTGAGCGTCTATGCCAATCAACACAATAAGCAA CATGCTGACCTCGAAGCAATAGAAGTGAAGGACGAAACCCAATTGACGAGGGGGGGAAGGATACGTTGCACTTCACTTTCTGTGAAGATGCGAGGTGGCCCATCTATTTTGTTCTTTTCGAGGCATCCAGATTGtagagaggaggaggatgtgtaTCTTTGCGCCCCTGGAAAGCTAATGACTCGGG GTTTCTGCTATGGATGCAAGGACCGTGCAAAAGAGCTAATGCATCCCACTAGCGGTGGCTACTTGGGTGGGCACAAGGATGTTGTTTTCCCCTTCATTTACGAAAGTGATGAAGAAAGCGGGGACGAGGCCTGA
- the LOC125555507 gene encoding uncharacterized protein LOC125555507 encodes MSSIYGEITINDFETLQTLDGSALKEFHEFQDFWLACAERHMSLRPKSPPPEELMKRKQERKRKSLVVALHTYAKRNNMQITDLEFVEEKERNLVGGVAAGYVHSNFVAKGVDGKPTLFFAEMLHGCFLEEHVILCTPLEDTDSGCCFGCNQHARKLRHPTCGGYLGGLQDVPFPYVEEDSDDDCFLD; translated from the exons ATGTCGTCGATATATGGAGAAATTACCAT TAACGACTTTGAGACACTGCAGACATTGGATGGTTCCGCTTTAAAAGAGTTTCATGAGTTCCAGGATTTTTGGCTTGCTTGCGCCGAGCGCCACATGAGCCTGAGGCCCAAGTCACCGCCCCCCGAGGAGCTGATGAAGCGCAAACAAGAGCGTAAGCGCAAGAGCTTGGTTGTAGCGCTCCACACATATGCCAAGCGAAACAATATGCAG ATTACTGACTTGGAATTTGTGGAAGAGAAAGAAAGGAATCTAGTTGGTGGAGTTGCAGCAGGATATGTGCATTCCAACTTTGTTGCAAAAGGTGTGGATGGCAAACCCACTTTGTTCTTTGCTGAGATGCTTCATGGTTGCTTCTTGGAAGAGCATGTTATTCTCTGCACTCCTTTGGAAGATACGGACTCTG GTTGTTGTTTTGGGTGCAATCAGCATGCAAGGAAGCTCAGGCATCCCACATGTGGTGGCTACTTGGGTGGACTCCAGGATGTGCCGTTTCCTTACGTGGAGGAGGACAGTGATGATGATTGCTTTCTTGATTGA